The following proteins come from a genomic window of Fusobacterium simiae:
- a CDS encoding aminotransferase class I/II-fold pyridoxal phosphate-dependent enzyme — protein MEKKYAESTELLYKGRKVKGMDFNKPEAFPLFATTAFTMNSLTEVKKAYAEKYTYIRTCNPNRDALADMVTFLEAGEKSLIFSSGMGAITTTLMTILKPGDHVVCNRNIYGETFDVFTKLMPKFGISADLVDFDDIENCKKAVKAETKLIYSEVFANPTLNIADIPTLADIAHKNGALLMIDNTFSTPIAIKPIKFGADIVINSLTKFMNGHSDAIAGSITSTAEIIDAIHPVRMLCGTPGDPHAAHAMMKSFATMDLRLKKQMSNAAKLAAALEENKYVSKVNHPSLESFSQHELALKLFTSNDTMSGMMSFIVPENFEKIDKFMLRLNFAHYAMTLGGVRTTLVHPVTSSHSHMPDEARRAMGITPGLFRLSVGIEDVDDLIADFNQALEVFGE, from the coding sequence ATGGAAAAAAAATATGCAGAATCTACAGAATTACTTTATAAAGGAAGAAAAGTAAAAGGAATGGATTTTAATAAACCTGAAGCATTTCCGCTATTTGCTACTACTGCATTTACAATGAATAGTTTAACAGAGGTGAAGAAAGCATATGCAGAAAAATATACTTATATTAGAACATGTAATCCAAATAGGGATGCTCTTGCAGATATGGTTACATTTTTAGAAGCAGGTGAAAAATCTTTGATATTTTCATCAGGAATGGGAGCAATTACAACTACTTTAATGACAATATTAAAACCAGGAGATCATGTTGTTTGTAACAGAAATATTTATGGTGAAACATTTGATGTATTTACAAAATTGATGCCTAAATTTGGAATTAGTGCAGATTTAGTAGATTTTGATGATATTGAAAATTGTAAAAAAGCAGTTAAAGCTGAAACAAAATTAATCTATTCTGAAGTATTTGCAAATCCTACATTAAATATTGCAGATATCCCAACTTTGGCTGATATTGCACATAAAAATGGAGCATTATTAATGATAGATAATACTTTTTCAACACCAATTGCAATAAAACCTATTAAATTTGGAGCAGATATTGTAATTAATAGCTTAACTAAGTTTATGAATGGACATAGTGATGCTATTGCTGGTTCTATTACTTCAACTGCTGAAATTATAGATGCTATACACCCTGTAAGAATGTTATGTGGTACTCCAGGAGATCCACATGCAGCTCATGCCATGATGAAAAGTTTTGCAACTATGGATCTTCGTTTAAAAAAGCAAATGTCTAATGCAGCAAAGTTAGCAGCAGCATTAGAAGAAAATAAATATGTATCTAAAGTAAATCACCCAAGTCTTGAAAGTTTTTCACAACATGAATTAGCACTTAAATTATTTACCTCTAATGATACTATGAGTGGAATGATGAGTTTTATCGTTCCGGAAAATTTTGAAAAAATAGATAAATTTATGTTGCGATTAAATTTTGCACACTATGCAATGACCCTTGGTGGTGTACGTACAACACTTGTTCATCCAGTGACAAGTTCTCATAGTCATATGCCTGATGAGGCAAGAAGAGCTATGGGTATCACTCCTGGATTGTTTAGACTATCAGTTGGGATAGAAGATGTAGATGATTTAATAGCAGATTTTAATCAAGCACTCGAAGTTTTTGGAGAATAA
- a CDS encoding MerR family transcriptional regulator, protein MKELYSIGEVSEIMGVSVQTLRYYSNINLILPKYINPSTGYRYYSVDQFHFIDRIKYLQKLGLCLKEIKEILSENNINTLIKYLDKYKNSIEEEINKLKDTIDSIEWYKNYFTYIGENIDDHSYILHFEKRYIVAVKILENEPKEDFHIRLNELRNNEKYKYLKYMRQFLYIADYDALIEGRLKPYYLGMFIKEPPNISVENIIEIPAGDYLCFKARILSENWNPYFAKLFFHGKEKPTIVLANEYENNLHEYLSSVYELQILIPEKN, encoded by the coding sequence ATGAAAGAATTATACTCTATAGGTGAAGTTTCAGAAATTATGGGAGTTTCTGTTCAAACATTAAGATATTATAGCAATATAAATTTAATTCTCCCTAAATATATTAATCCTTCAACAGGATATCGTTATTATTCTGTTGATCAGTTTCATTTTATTGACAGAATAAAGTATCTTCAAAAATTAGGACTTTGTCTTAAAGAAATTAAAGAGATATTGTCTGAAAATAATATCAATACTCTTATAAAATATTTAGATAAATATAAAAATTCTATTGAGGAAGAAATAAATAAGTTAAAAGATACAATAGATAGTATTGAGTGGTATAAGAATTATTTTACTTATATAGGAGAAAATATAGATGATCATTCTTATATCCTTCATTTTGAAAAAAGATATATAGTTGCTGTAAAAATTCTAGAAAATGAGCCTAAAGAAGATTTTCATATTAGATTAAATGAGTTAAGAAATAATGAGAAGTATAAATATCTAAAATATATGAGACAATTTTTATACATTGCAGATTATGATGCTTTAATAGAAGGAAGATTAAAACCATATTATCTTGGAATGTTTATAAAAGAACCACCAAATATTTCAGTAGAGAATATTATAGAGATTCCAGCTGGAGATTATTTATGTTTCAAAGCTAGAATCTTGAGTGAAAATTGGAATCCTTACTTTGCTAAACTTTTCTTTCATGGAAAAGAGAAACCTACTATAGTTTTAGCTAATGAATATGAAAATAATCTTCATGAGTACTTATCTTCTGTTTATGAATTACAAATTTTAATTCCAGAAAAAAATTAA
- a CDS encoding DMT family transporter yields MKKISYLLIVVAAVLWGSIGLFSKIAGNRGFTPIDICFIRSLFSVIILGIFFSIKDRNIFKLKSIVDLKYFVGTGIISFSLYNWSYIAAIKETSMGVAAILLYTAPSIIMILSVFLFHEKITRIKILVIVITFIGCMMVTGIFEGENIISWKGFLYGILSGIGYGLYSIFGKYALQKYSSVTVVFYTFLMSTFLFCVIGKPIIIISKINESQSWIFIVSFALFSAAIPYILYTKGLSKIEASKASIIANIEPVVAAIIGICVFSEEINFLKILGIILVLGAVCMINMTDKLEN; encoded by the coding sequence ATGAAAAAAATATCATATTTACTTATAGTTGTTGCTGCAGTATTATGGGGGAGTATTGGACTTTTTTCTAAAATTGCAGGAAATAGAGGCTTTACTCCCATAGACATATGCTTTATTCGTTCTTTATTTTCTGTTATTATTTTAGGAATTTTCTTTTCTATAAAAGATAGAAATATTTTTAAATTAAAAAGTATTGTAGATTTAAAATATTTTGTAGGAACTGGAATCATAAGTTTTTCCTTATATAATTGGAGTTACATTGCTGCAATTAAAGAAACATCTATGGGAGTTGCTGCAATTCTTTTGTATACAGCTCCTTCCATTATTATGATTCTTTCAGTATTTTTATTTCATGAAAAGATTACAAGGATAAAAATCTTGGTAATTGTAATTACTTTTATTGGTTGTATGATGGTCACAGGAATTTTTGAAGGAGAGAACATAATTTCTTGGAAGGGATTTCTATATGGAATCCTTTCTGGAATAGGATATGGACTTTATAGTATTTTTGGGAAATATGCTCTTCAAAAATATTCATCAGTTACAGTGGTATTCTATACTTTTCTAATGTCAACATTTTTATTTTGTGTTATTGGCAAGCCCATTATAATAATATCAAAAATAAATGAAAGTCAATCTTGGATTTTTATTGTCAGTTTTGCTCTTTTTTCTGCTGCAATTCCTTATATACTTTATACAAAAGGATTATCTAAAATAGAGGCTAGTAAGGCTTCTATAATTGCAAATATAGAACCAGTTGTAGCTGCTATTATAGGTATTTGTGTCTTTTCAGAAGAAATAAATTTTCTAAAAATACTAGGAATTATTTTAGTATTGGGAGCTGTTTGTATGATTAATATGACAGATAAATTAGAAAATTAA